Proteins from one Deltaproteobacteria bacterium genomic window:
- the nadC gene encoding carboxylating nicotinate-nucleotide diphosphorylase: MKRPELDWKNTDRIIENALDEDLGKGDITTDAVCSERDNCRAVLRAKQKGVIAGLPVAERVFQRLDPEIVCVHNLKDGDTARPGEVLSEISGSTRAVLSGERLALNILQRLSGIATLTSRYVKAVEGLQVKILDTRKTAPGLRVLDKYAVSAGGGHNHRFGLYDGIMIKDNHIRMAGSIRRAVEIVRKKYRRKYKIEVETSNLDEVREALSAGADIIMLDNMTTEQMKTAVGIISGNALVEASGGIKFRNVREVAGTGVDFISVGSLTHSAPALDIGLYMV; this comes from the coding sequence GACCGGATAATCGAGAACGCCCTCGATGAGGATTTAGGAAAGGGCGATATCACAACCGATGCTGTATGCTCGGAGCGAGACAATTGCCGCGCGGTTCTCCGGGCCAAGCAAAAAGGCGTGATCGCGGGTCTTCCCGTGGCCGAAAGGGTATTTCAAAGATTGGATCCGGAGATTGTTTGCGTGCACAATTTGAAGGACGGCGACACGGCTAGGCCGGGAGAAGTGCTCTCGGAAATAAGCGGCTCCACAAGAGCTGTGCTCTCCGGCGAGCGTCTGGCTCTCAATATTCTTCAGAGACTCTCCGGTATAGCTACGCTTACTTCCAGATACGTAAAAGCGGTGGAAGGGCTTCAGGTAAAGATACTCGATACGAGGAAGACGGCGCCCGGTCTCAGGGTGCTCGATAAATATGCTGTGTCGGCGGGCGGGGGCCATAATCACCGCTTCGGATTATATGACGGCATAATGATAAAGGACAATCATATCAGGATGGCGGGAAGCATAAGAAGGGCTGTCGAGATCGTACGTAAAAAGTACAGGCGAAAATATAAGATAGAGGTAGAGACATCGAATCTCGATGAAGTCAGGGAGGCCCTTTCGGCAGGGGCGGATATAATAATGCTCGATAACATGACAACTGAACAAATGAAGACCGCTGTCGGCATAATTTCCGGGAACGCTCTTGTCGAAGCCTCGGGAGGTATTAAATTTAGGAATGTGAGGGAAGTGGCGGGTACGGGCGTCGATTTTATCTCCGTAGGGTCGTTGACCCACTCCGCTCCTGCTTTAGATATAGGCCTCTATATGGTATAA